The proteins below are encoded in one region of Vulpes lagopus strain Blue_001 chromosome 10, ASM1834538v1, whole genome shotgun sequence:
- the LOC121499902 gene encoding histone H2A type 1-E-like translates to MGRAVLVNKAGLGRGKQGGKARAKAKTRSSRARLQFPVGRVHRLLRKGNYAERVGAGAPVYLAAVLEYLTAEILELAGNAARDNKKTRIIPRHLQLAIRNDEELNKLLGRVTIAQGGVLPNIQAVLLPKKTESHHKAKGK, encoded by the exons ATGGGTAGGGCTGTGCTTGTAAATAAG GCCGGGTTGGGACGCGGGAAGCAGGGCGGCAAGGCTCGCGCCAAGGCCAAGACGCGCTCGTCGCGGGCCAGGCTCCAGTTCCCGGTGGGCCGCGTCCACCGCCTGCTCCGCAAGGGCAACTACGCGGAGCGGGTCGGGGCGGGCGCGCCGGTGTACCTGGCGGCCGTGCTGGAGTACCTGACGGCCGAGATCCTGGAGCTGGCGGGCAACGCGGCCCGCGACAACAAGAAGACGCGCATCATCCCGCGCCACCTGCAGCTGGCCATCCGCAACGACGAGGAGCTCAACAAGCTGCTGGGCCGCGTGACCATCGCGCAGGGCGGCGTCCTGCCCAACATCCAGGCCGTGCTGCTGCCCAAGAAGACCGAGAGCCACCACAAGGCCAAGGGGAAGTAA
- the LOC121499471 gene encoding histone H2B type 1-A-like, with protein sequence MPELTSKGTTISKKGFKKAVAKTQKKEGKKRRRCRKESYSIYIYKVLKQVHPDTGISSKAMGIMNSFVNDIFERIAGEASRLAHYNKRSTITSREIQTAVRLLLPGELAKHAVSEGTKAVTKYTSSK encoded by the coding sequence ATGCCGGAGCTGACCTCGAAGGGCACTACCATCTCCAAGAAAGGCTTCAAGAAAGCTGTAGCCAAAAcccagaagaaagaaggaaagaagcgCAGGAGATGCCGGAAAGAGAGCTATTCTATCTACATCTATAAGGTGCTGAAGCAGGTGCACCCCGACACGGGCATCTCGTCCAAGGCCATGGGCATCATGAACTCGTTCGTCAACGACATCTTCGAGCGCATCGCGGGCGAGGCGTCGCGCCTGGCGCATTACAACAAGCGCTCGACCATCACGTCCAGGGAGATCCAGACGGCCGTGCGCCTGCTGCTGCCCGGGGAGCTGGCCAAGCACGCCGTGTCCGAGGGCACCAAGGCCGTCACCAAGTACACCAGCTCCAAATAA
- the LOC121500817 gene encoding histone H2B type 1-A — MPELTSKGTTISKKGFKKAVAKTQKKEGKKRRRCRKESYSIYIYKVLKQVHPDTGISSKAMGIMNSFVSDIFERIAGEASRLAHYNKRSTITSREIQTAVRLLLPGELAKHAVSEGTKAVTKYTSSK; from the coding sequence ATGCCGGAGCTGACCTCGAAGGGCACTACCATCTCCAAGAAAGGCTTCAAGAAAGCTGTAGCCAAAAcccagaagaaagaaggaaagaagcgCAGGAGATGCCGGAAAGAGAGCTATTCTATCTACATCTATAAGGTGCTGAAGCAGGTGCACCCCGATACAGGCATCTCGTCCAAGGCCATGGGCATCATGAACTCGTTCGTCAGCGACATCTTCGAGCGCATCGCGGGCGAGGCGTCGCGCCTGGCGCATTACAACAAGCGCTCGACCATCACGTCCAGGGAGATCCAGACGGCCGTGCGCCTGCTGCTGCCCGGGGAGCTGGCCAAGCACGCCGTGTCCGAGGGCACCAAGGCCGTCACCAAGTACACCAGCTCCAAGTAA
- the LOC121500816 gene encoding histone H2A type 1-A isoform X2, whose translation MSGRGKQGGKARAKAKSRSSRAGLQFPILELAGNAARDNKKTRIIPRHLQLAIRNDEELNKLLGRVTIAQGGVLPNIQAVLLPKKTESHHHKIQSK comes from the exons ATGTCTGGGCGCGGGAAGCAGGGCGGCAAGGCTCGCGCCAAGGCCAAGTCGCGCTCGTCCAGAGCCGGCTTGCAGTTCCCG ATCCTGGAGCTGGCGGGCAACGCGGCCCGCGACAACAAGAAGACGCGCATCATCCCGCGCCACCTGCAGCTGGCCATCCGCAACGACGAGGAGCTCAACAAGCTGCTGGGCCGCGTGACCATCGCGCAGGGCGGCGTCCTGCCCAACATCCAGGCCGTGCTGCTGCCCAAGAAGACCGAGAGCCACCACCACAAAATCCAAAGCAAGTAG
- the LOC121500816 gene encoding histone H2A type 1-H isoform X1, which produces MSGRGKQGGKARAKAKSRSSRAGLQFPVGRIHRLLRKGNYSERVGAGAPVYLAAVLEYLTAEILELAGNAARDNKKTRIIPRHLQLAIRNDEELNKLLGRVTIAQGGVLPNIQAVLLPKKTESHHHKIQSK; this is translated from the coding sequence ATGTCTGGGCGCGGGAAGCAGGGCGGCAAGGCTCGCGCCAAGGCCAAGTCGCGCTCGTCCAGAGCCGGCTTGCAGTTCCCGGTGGGCCGCATCCACCGCCTGCTCCGCAAGGGCAACTACTCGGAGCGGGTCGGGGCGGGCGCGCCGGTGTACCTGGCGGCCGTGCTGGAGTACCTGACGGCCGAGATCCTGGAGCTGGCGGGCAACGCGGCCCGCGACAACAAGAAGACGCGCATCATCCCGCGCCACCTGCAGCTGGCCATCCGCAACGACGAGGAGCTCAACAAGCTGCTGGGCCGCGTGACCATCGCGCAGGGCGGCGTCCTGCCCAACATCCAGGCCGTGCTGCTGCCCAAGAAGACCGAGAGCCACCACCACAAAATCCAAAGCAAGTAG